Proteins encoded by one window of Camelus dromedarius isolate mCamDro1 chromosome 27, mCamDro1.pat, whole genome shotgun sequence:
- the LOC105100647 gene encoding zinc finger protein 354B isoform X1, whose product MSVTFEDVAVLFTRDEWRKLGPSQRSLYQDVMLENYSNLLSLGLPFSKPKVISLLQQGEDPWKVERDSPGGASLECKSSPKTTKSTQTQDSLFGGLIRKRLKRDEPWNFISEKPCIYEDKVKKQNRNEILQVISITHTKILAVERSHKNNDFGQNFSLKSVFVKQQRIAREKSLSKYEIQRNSFKQNSNLLNQPKIKTAEKRYKCNTCEKAFIHNSSLRKHQKNHTGEKLFICKECLKAFSQSSALIQHQRTHTGEKPYICKECGKAFSHSASLCKHLRTHTVEKSYRCKECGKSFSRRSGLFVHQKIHARENPHRYNPGRKASSCGTSLPGCQRIHSRKKSYLCNECGNTFKSSSSLRYHQRIHTGEKPFKCSECGRAFSQSASLIQHERIHTGEKPYRCNECGKGFTSISRLNRHRIIHTGEKLYNCNECGKALSSHSTLIIHERIHTGEKPCKCKVCGKAFRQSSALIQHQRMHTGERPYKCNECGKTFRCNSSLSNHQRIHTGEKPYRCLECGISFGQSAALIQHQRIHTGEKPFECKSCGKTFRQSSSLIAHQRIHTGEKPYECNACGKLFSQRSSLTNHYKIHIEEDSLEVDLRV is encoded by the exons ATGTCAGTGACGTTCGAGGACGTGGCTGTGCTCTTTACGCGGGACGAGTGGAGGAAGCTGGGTCCTTCTCAGAGGAGCTTGTACCAGGACGTGATGCTGGAGAACTACAGTAACCTGCTCTCGCTGG GGCTCCCGTTTTCCAAACCCAAAGTGATCTCCCTGTTGCAGCAGGGAGAGGACCCCTGGAAGGTGGAGAGAGACAGTCCCGGAGGCGCCTCTCTAG aatgTAAGAGCAGTCCTAAAACCACAAAGTCAACTCAAACTCAAGACTCATTGTTTGGGGGGCTAATAAGGAAAAGACTCAAAAGGGATGAACCCTGGAACTTCATATCAGAAAAACCCTGCATATATGAAgacaaagtaaagaaacagaacagaaatgaaattttacaaGTGATTTCAATCACCCATACAAAAATCCTCGCTGTAGAAagaagccataaaaataatgacttcGGCCAAAATTTCAGCCTGAAATCAGTGTTTGTTAAGCAACAGAGGATTGCTAGAGAAAAATCACTctcaaaatatgaaatacaaagaaatagcTTCAAGCAGAATTCAAATTTACTTAACCAACCAAAAATCAAGACAGCAGAGAAACGCTATAAATGTAATACATGTGAAAAAGCCTTCATTCACAATTCATCCCTTCGTAAACATCAGAAAAACCATACTGGAGAgaaattatttatatgtaaagaATGTTTGAAAGCCTTCAGCCAAAGTTCAGCTCTTATTCAACATCAAAGaactcatactggagagaaaccctatatatgtaaagaatgtgggaaagccttcagccaCAGTGCATCCCTTTGTAAACACCTAAGAACACATACTGTGGAGAAATCCTATAGATGTAAAGAATGTGGTAAATCCTTCAGCCGAAGGTCAGGCCTTTTTGTACATCAGAAAATCCATGCTCGAGAAAATCCTCACAGATACAACCCAGGCAGGAAGGCGTCCAGTTGTGGTACATCCCTTCCTGGATGTCAGAGAATTCATTCCAGGAAGAAGTCCTATTTATGTAACGAATGTGGCAATACCTTTAAGTCCAGCTCATCCCTTCGTTaccatcagagaattcacactggagagaaaccttttaaatgcagtgaatgtgggcGAGCCTTCAGCCAGAGTGCATCTCTCATTCAGCATGAaagaattcacactggagagaagccctatAGATGTAATGAATGCGGAAAAGGCTTCACTTCCATTTCACGGCTTAATAGACACCGAATAATTCATACTGGGGAGAAACTGTATAATTGTAATGAATGCGGTAAAGCCTTAAGTTCCCACTCAACGCTTATTATTCATGAacgaattcatactggagagaaaccatGCAAATGtaaagtgtgtgggaaagccttcagacAGAGTTCAGCTCTCATTCAGCATCAGAGGATGCACACTGGAGAAAGACCCTACAAGTGTAACGAGTGTGGGAAAACGTTCCGGTGTAACTCATCCCTCAGTaatcatcagagaattcacacggGAGAGAAGCCGTATCGATGTTTGGAGTGTGGGATATCTTTCGGCCAAAGTGCAGCTCTTATTCAACATCAGAGGATTCATACGGGAGAGAAACCCTTTGAATGTAAATCATGTGGGAAAACTTTCAGACAAAGCTCGTCACTTATTGCACATCaaagaattcatactggagagaaaccttatgagTGTAATGCATGTGGGAAACTCTTCAGCCAAAGGTCATCCCTTActaatcattataaaattcaCATTGAAGAGGACTCCTTGGAAGTAGATTTGCGTGTGTGA
- the LOC105100647 gene encoding zinc finger protein 354A isoform X2: protein MSVTFEDVAVLFTRDEWRKLGPSQRSLYQDVMLENYSNLLSLGLPFSKPKVISLLQQGEDPWKVERDSPGGASLGLSQVLLQALDIVQEKGIVN from the exons ATGTCAGTGACGTTCGAGGACGTGGCTGTGCTCTTTACGCGGGACGAGTGGAGGAAGCTGGGTCCTTCTCAGAGGAGCTTGTACCAGGACGTGATGCTGGAGAACTACAGTAACCTGCTCTCGCTGG GGCTCCCGTTTTCCAAACCCAAAGTGATCTCCCTGTTGCAGCAGGGAGAGGACCCCTGGAAGGTGGAGAGAGACAGTCCCGGAGGCGCCTCTCTAG GTCTAAGCCAGGTATTGCTGCAGGCACTGGACATCGTACAGGAGAAAGGAATAGTGAACTGA